In Sphingobacterium sp. PCS056, the following proteins share a genomic window:
- a CDS encoding type 1 glutamine amidotransferase domain-containing protein — protein sequence MENKRHILMILTSHDKMEDTDNRTGVWLGEMTDPYYKFIDAGYQVLFASPLGGEPPIDPMSKLTEHVTASNRRFADDLSAQSQFKDTLSLDNILSSAFDAVFIPGGHGPLWDLSRHPDVSRLLQDFIKEGKPVGAVCHGPAALLALAKDHPDYLVGKKLTSFTNVEEKLVFRNQHIPYQLETKLQELGADFSSALIPFGVHVVQDGNLVTGQNPLSAGPTALKIIEILQGLNKENLEL from the coding sequence ATGGAAAATAAACGGCATATATTGATGATCTTAACTTCTCATGATAAAATGGAAGATACAGACAATAGGACAGGTGTTTGGTTAGGTGAAATGACAGATCCATATTATAAATTTATAGATGCAGGGTATCAAGTTCTTTTTGCTAGTCCGTTAGGAGGAGAGCCTCCGATCGACCCTATGAGTAAGCTGACAGAACATGTTACGGCTTCTAATAGGAGATTTGCAGATGACTTAAGTGCACAGTCACAATTTAAAGATACACTTTCACTGGATAATATTCTTTCCTCGGCATTCGATGCAGTTTTTATCCCGGGAGGACATGGACCTCTTTGGGATTTGTCAAGACATCCAGATGTAAGCAGATTGCTTCAAGATTTTATTAAGGAAGGTAAGCCAGTAGGTGCTGTTTGTCATGGCCCTGCTGCCTTACTTGCTCTTGCCAAGGATCATCCAGACTATTTGGTTGGCAAAAAATTGACTTCATTTACAAACGTGGAGGAAAAGCTAGTGTTTAGAAATCAGCATATTCCATATCAATTAGAAACTAAATTGCAAGAATTGGGAGCAGACTTCAGTTCTGCATTAATACCCTTTGGAGTTCATGTCGTGCAAGACGGCAATTTGGTAACGGGGCAAAATCCTTTATCTGCAGGACCAACCGCACTGAAAATTATAGAAATCCTTCAGGGACTAAATAAAGAAAACCTGGAATTATAA
- a CDS encoding DNA topoisomerase IB, with amino-acid sequence MKTAISSPHPAVELNLRYVTGKESGYTRKQKNGKFYYFSKKGLIEDENTIERIKALVIPPAWRNVWICKFKNGHIQATGIDQRGRKQYKYHPNWSSIRNLKKFDRLVGFAKKMKLLRNQLTKDLRKRGMTKDKVCAIAICTMNATYIRAGNKSYEVEYGSFGLTTLKNRHIKIDRNEIFFKFKGKKGVLQQVYLKEPKIAKMLKNLKDIPGQELFQYYDQEGEIQRLDSGDLNLYLKKAMQEDYTCKDFRTWAGCSLALMMMAQQPFSEIESDRKKMLLNILDYVADQLGNTRTVTRNYYIHPDLQKQYISGSLKTILAKLKKKIEMKDASDATEKSLLKFIKSLEA; translated from the coding sequence ATGAAAACAGCAATCTCTTCTCCTCATCCAGCTGTGGAGCTAAATCTGCGTTACGTAACTGGTAAAGAGTCTGGTTACACTCGCAAACAAAAAAATGGAAAATTTTATTATTTTTCAAAAAAAGGACTGATTGAAGACGAAAATACAATTGAAAGAATAAAAGCACTGGTCATACCACCTGCGTGGCGTAATGTATGGATATGTAAATTCAAAAATGGTCACATACAAGCTACTGGAATAGACCAACGAGGCCGTAAGCAATATAAGTATCACCCAAATTGGTCCAGTATACGCAATCTCAAAAAATTTGATCGATTAGTAGGCTTTGCTAAGAAGATGAAGTTACTGCGCAATCAACTTACAAAAGATTTACGTAAAAGAGGGATGACCAAAGACAAAGTCTGTGCAATCGCAATCTGCACTATGAATGCTACTTATATACGTGCTGGTAATAAGTCTTACGAAGTGGAATATGGGTCTTTTGGTCTTACCACCCTAAAAAATAGACATATAAAAATAGACCGTAATGAAATTTTTTTTAAATTCAAAGGTAAAAAAGGTGTCTTACAGCAGGTATATCTCAAAGAACCAAAAATTGCTAAAATGTTAAAAAATCTCAAAGATATCCCTGGGCAGGAACTATTTCAATATTACGATCAAGAGGGTGAAATCCAAAGACTGGATTCTGGAGATCTAAATCTTTATTTAAAAAAAGCAATGCAGGAAGATTATACTTGTAAAGATTTTAGAACCTGGGCAGGTTGCTCTTTGGCCTTAATGATGATGGCTCAACAGCCATTTTCTGAAATTGAAAGTGATCGAAAAAAAATGCTTTTGAATATTCTTGATTATGTTGCTGATCAATTGGGCAATACGAGAACAGTCACCCGCAACTATTACATACATCCTGATTTGCAAAAACAATATATATCAGGTTCATTGAAAACAATACTTGCTAAGCTAAAGAAAAAAATAGAAATGAAAGATGCTAGTGATGCAACAGAGAAAAGTCTGCTAAAATTCATTAAATCATTAGAAGCGTAA
- a CDS encoding glycosyltransferase family 4 protein, translating to MKIAIIGTYPPRQCGIATFTHDLYQSLLHSSTQDHRIFAVSDGSEYVFPEEVEFIIDKEDLSSYFEAAQIINEKFDACIIQHEYGIFGGDTGKYIIDLLKNIKVPVVTNLHTVLEQPNQFEYRIIRELAQYSSKVTVMTQRAIDMLEKIYEINKQSIALIPHGVPQFECDQQIAKRKLGFQNKKVMLSFGFLGRSKGFETAIKAVANIENDDFVYIILGSTHPNVLRTEGDVYRDDLMEMVMNLNIGHKVQFINQFASEKLLKEYLSACDIYVTPYPNEHQISSGTLSFAVGAGTACISTPYWYAKDLLAEDRGILFPFNDAHALSMIVNDLLDNPTKMRYYRNNAANYGQQMSWENVGKRQLALLKEVNIEQTTTISLKNTVNDKVLTPIFQTNNRLSS from the coding sequence ATGAAAATAGCTATCATTGGAACTTACCCACCTAGGCAGTGCGGTATCGCTACATTTACACATGATCTTTACCAATCGTTATTACACTCTTCAACTCAGGATCATCGTATATTTGCGGTGTCCGATGGATCAGAATATGTATTTCCTGAAGAGGTAGAATTTATTATCGATAAGGAAGATTTAAGCAGCTACTTTGAAGCAGCACAGATCATCAATGAAAAGTTCGATGCTTGTATTATCCAGCATGAATATGGCATATTTGGAGGAGATACAGGAAAATATATCATTGATTTACTTAAAAATATTAAAGTACCGGTAGTAACAAACTTGCACACGGTACTTGAGCAACCAAATCAATTTGAATATCGAATTATTCGAGAATTAGCGCAATATAGCAGTAAAGTGACAGTCATGACGCAACGTGCCATTGATATGTTGGAAAAAATATATGAAATTAATAAACAATCTATTGCTTTAATACCGCATGGTGTCCCTCAATTTGAATGTGACCAACAAATAGCAAAGAGGAAACTTGGCTTTCAAAATAAAAAAGTAATGTTAAGTTTTGGATTTTTGGGAAGAAGCAAAGGTTTCGAAACAGCGATAAAAGCTGTTGCAAATATTGAGAATGATGATTTTGTATACATCATATTAGGTTCTACCCATCCTAATGTTTTACGGACAGAGGGTGATGTGTATCGAGACGATCTAATGGAAATGGTTATGAATCTCAATATAGGTCACAAAGTACAATTTATTAACCAATTTGCATCTGAAAAATTATTAAAAGAATATTTGAGTGCTTGCGATATATATGTGACCCCATATCCCAATGAACATCAAATCAGTAGTGGCACCCTATCATTTGCAGTTGGCGCAGGTACAGCATGTATTTCTACCCCTTATTGGTATGCCAAGGATCTGCTAGCTGAAGATAGAGGGATACTATTCCCTTTCAATGATGCCCATGCGCTCTCAATGATAGTCAATGACTTGTTGGACAATCCGACTAAAATGCGATATTATCGAAATAATGCTGCTAATTATGGACAGCAGATGTCATGGGAAAATGTGGGAAAACGTCAATTAGCATTACTGAAAGAGGTAAATATTGAACAGACAACAACTATAAGTTTGAAAAATACAGTGAATGACAAGGTACTAACTCCTATATTTCAAACAAATAACAGATTATCTTCATAA
- a CDS encoding ATP-binding protein, translating to MILIVDDQEANIYSLKKLLESQNFMVDTALSGEKALKKVLKNDYALIILDVQMPGIDGFEVAETLSGFNKTKDVPIIFLSAVNKDKKFITKGYASGGIDYVTKPIDPDILMLKVKTFSRLYEQTLALNEIQQVLRSEIEERKKVQQELKEQVDNLYSTLESLPQLAFTANGSGDIEFVNSKWLSYADANMLPATHTDDLDIRTVWADAIHAEVPMELEVRIKELKSEVFRFHLLRIIPIKEKNNQLKWVGTFTDIDDQKQMEKKKDEFLSIASHELKTPLTSIKAYAQLLERTLNTTVDDPAGKYIHRVQSQVSKLNALITDLLDISKIENGKLKITKKNFDFENLLSNAIDIIYQTHDNNTMVIERQGDRIADAFLGDEIRIEQVLINYLTNAIKYAPNTDRIIVHTEKNDHQVKVSVTDFGIGIPEHKQKNIFGKFYRVEESSVRFQGLGIGLYICSEIIKQHNGTVGIQSELGQGSTFYFTLPLN from the coding sequence ATGATTTTAATTGTTGACGACCAAGAAGCGAATATTTATTCACTGAAAAAATTACTGGAATCCCAAAATTTTATGGTAGATACAGCACTTTCTGGAGAGAAAGCGCTTAAAAAAGTATTAAAAAATGATTATGCTTTGATAATACTTGACGTTCAGATGCCCGGGATTGATGGATTTGAAGTTGCAGAAACGCTGTCGGGTTTTAATAAAACAAAGGATGTTCCAATTATTTTCTTATCTGCTGTCAATAAGGACAAAAAATTTATCACAAAAGGGTATGCCTCCGGCGGAATAGATTATGTAACTAAACCTATCGACCCAGACATTTTAATGCTAAAGGTGAAAACATTCTCGCGTTTGTATGAACAAACGTTAGCCTTAAATGAGATTCAACAAGTACTTAGATCTGAAATCGAAGAAAGAAAAAAAGTACAACAGGAATTAAAAGAGCAGGTTGATAATTTATATTCTACTTTAGAATCTCTTCCGCAGTTGGCCTTTACCGCTAATGGATCGGGTGATATCGAATTTGTAAATAGTAAATGGCTATCATATGCTGATGCCAACATGCTACCTGCTACCCATACTGATGATCTGGATATACGTACAGTCTGGGCCGACGCTATACATGCTGAGGTACCCATGGAACTTGAAGTTCGTATCAAAGAGTTGAAGTCTGAAGTGTTTAGGTTTCATCTTTTACGTATCATTCCAATTAAAGAGAAAAATAATCAGCTTAAATGGGTCGGTACTTTCACGGATATCGACGATCAAAAGCAGATGGAAAAGAAGAAAGATGAATTTTTGAGCATCGCCAGCCATGAATTGAAAACTCCACTGACCAGTATTAAGGCTTACGCACAATTGTTGGAAAGGACGCTTAATACTACAGTCGACGATCCTGCAGGAAAGTATATTCATCGGGTACAGAGTCAAGTAAGTAAATTAAATGCACTTATCACAGATCTGCTCGATATTTCTAAAATTGAGAATGGAAAATTAAAGATCACAAAGAAAAATTTTGATTTTGAAAATCTATTGTCCAATGCTATTGATATCATTTATCAAACTCATGATAATAATACTATGGTAATTGAAAGACAAGGAGACCGTATAGCTGATGCATTTTTGGGCGACGAAATTCGCATTGAACAGGTATTGATCAATTATTTAACAAATGCAATCAAATATGCACCTAATACAGATCGTATAATCGTTCATACAGAAAAGAATGATCATCAAGTCAAAGTTAGTGTAACCGATTTTGGAATCGGAATTCCAGAACATAAACAGAAAAACATATTTGGTAAATTTTATAGGGTGGAGGAGTCTTCAGTTCGATTCCAAGGACTAGGAATCGGTCTCTACATCTGTTCAGAAATTATCAAACAGCATAATGGTACAGTGGGTATCCAGAGTGAGTTGGGACAAGGATCCACTTTTTATTTTACATTACCTCTAAATTAG
- a CDS encoding sigma-70 family RNA polymerase sigma factor: MTKTEFNTQVIEQTNELKVFAKRFTNDHDEVNDLLQDTMLKAVSYFRNFQEGSNLKAWLYTIMRNTFINNYRRTTKSRSFITTEDEISTAHLHYSSVRNGGEDKFVMEDIQRALGELDEGFYVPFTMLFEGYKYNEIAEHLNLPIGTVKTRIHIARKRLKGTLATYKN, encoded by the coding sequence ATGACGAAGACAGAATTTAACACCCAAGTAATTGAGCAAACAAATGAGCTCAAGGTTTTTGCAAAACGTTTTACAAATGATCATGACGAGGTCAATGATCTATTGCAAGATACAATGTTGAAAGCGGTTAGCTACTTTCGTAATTTTCAAGAGGGATCTAATCTAAAAGCTTGGCTTTATACCATTATGCGCAATACTTTTATTAATAATTATAGACGTACCACAAAAAGTCGTTCGTTTATTACGACAGAAGACGAAATAAGTACCGCACATCTTCATTATTCGTCGGTTAGAAATGGTGGTGAAGATAAGTTTGTAATGGAAGATATTCAAAGAGCATTAGGTGAATTAGATGAAGGATTTTATGTGCCGTTTACGATGTTATTCGAAGGTTATAAATATAATGAAATTGCAGAACACCTTAATCTTCCTATTGGTACTGTAAAAACACGTATTCACATTGCACGTAAAAGATTAAAAGGTACTTTAGCAACCTATAAAAATTAA
- a CDS encoding YihY/virulence factor BrkB family protein: MEKKEQGFIKKYIEVLKNAVLGFINEDCLKYSASLSYYTIFSIGPILVLMISLAGIFFGEDAIQGKVFSEMRGLVGPSAAKQIQEVIMNLKLSGKSNLALIVSIITLLVGATTVFGDIQNSINRIWHVRAKPKRGWLKLITDRLLSSSLVVGLGFLLMVTLVVNGIILAFTDQLQLYFPDITVFFMDAVNFALSFAIIFILFGIIFRTLPDVKIEWKTVRVGAFFTAILFIIGRYGIGLYLQSSGTESTYGAAGALVLVLLWVYYTAAILYFGAVYTREFAVANGIPIKPADYAVYVEEKERERIVTEIPPEDVSADK; encoded by the coding sequence ATGGAAAAAAAAGAACAAGGATTTATTAAAAAATATATTGAAGTACTCAAGAATGCGGTGTTAGGATTTATCAATGAAGACTGCCTTAAGTACAGCGCATCCCTTTCATACTATACAATTTTTTCGATTGGCCCTATACTGGTTCTGATGATATCGTTAGCAGGGATATTTTTTGGTGAAGATGCTATTCAAGGTAAAGTATTTTCTGAGATGAGGGGCTTAGTCGGTCCAAGTGCAGCTAAGCAGATTCAAGAAGTGATCATGAATCTTAAGTTGTCCGGAAAATCAAACTTGGCATTAATAGTCAGTATCATTACATTGTTAGTTGGAGCAACTACAGTCTTTGGAGACATACAAAATTCGATTAATAGAATTTGGCACGTACGCGCAAAACCAAAACGTGGATGGTTAAAATTAATAACCGATCGTTTGTTATCTTCTTCTTTAGTCGTAGGTCTCGGATTTCTATTGATGGTTACTTTAGTTGTTAATGGCATTATTTTAGCATTTACAGATCAGTTGCAACTCTATTTTCCAGATATAACAGTGTTTTTTATGGATGCGGTCAATTTTGCATTAAGTTTTGCAATTATTTTTATTCTTTTTGGTATCATATTTAGAACTCTTCCTGATGTTAAAATCGAATGGAAAACAGTTCGCGTTGGTGCTTTCTTTACCGCGATCTTATTTATTATTGGTCGATATGGAATTGGTTTATATTTACAATCTTCAGGTACTGAATCTACCTATGGTGCCGCTGGAGCATTAGTTCTAGTGCTATTATGGGTATATTATACTGCTGCGATCCTCTATTTTGGTGCTGTTTATACCAGAGAATTTGCCGTAGCAAATGGTATTCCTATCAAACCAGCCGATTATGCGGTGTATGTTGAAGAAAAGGAGAGAGAACGTATTGTTACTGAAATTCCTCCTGAAGATGTATCCGCTGATAAATAA
- a CDS encoding aldo/keto reductase, which yields MAYLFKEKHRLGLGGVAIGTGFEVLSDTQSQMILQKAWDLGIRYYDTSPWYGLTKSEARFGEFLKEKDRSEYLLSSKIGRLFEPVIPEAVPPTMWKSPFSFDFEHDYTADGTKRSIDDTLQRMGVDHLDIVFVHDLSEDQVGDRYPYFFKQAQQGAFKVLSDYRDQGIIKSWGLGVNKIEPILDCLEVADPDVCLSATQYSILEHEDAVDRLLPVVKDRGVKLVSGAGYNSGFIAGRNRYNYKSTIPKGMVEKRNRIAQIGINYGVDIIAIAMQFVLASDSFVSIVPGASTVDQVISNVNALHVNIPNELWQELKHEGLIYKNAQLPTES from the coding sequence ATGGCTTATTTATTTAAAGAAAAACATAGATTAGGATTAGGTGGAGTAGCTATTGGAACAGGATTTGAGGTTTTGTCCGATACTCAGTCACAAATGATATTACAAAAAGCCTGGGATTTGGGTATTCGCTATTACGACACTTCTCCTTGGTACGGATTGACAAAAAGTGAGGCTAGATTTGGAGAGTTTTTAAAAGAAAAGGATAGATCTGAATATTTACTATCTTCTAAAATCGGTCGTTTGTTTGAACCGGTAATACCAGAAGCAGTTCCTCCGACAATGTGGAAATCTCCATTTTCATTTGATTTTGAACATGATTATACAGCTGATGGGACAAAACGATCGATCGATGATACTTTACAAAGAATGGGAGTAGACCATTTGGATATTGTATTTGTTCATGACTTGTCCGAAGATCAAGTTGGTGATCGATATCCTTATTTTTTTAAGCAAGCTCAGCAAGGCGCATTTAAAGTGCTTTCAGACTACCGCGATCAAGGTATCATAAAGAGCTGGGGTTTAGGAGTCAATAAGATTGAGCCAATTTTAGATTGTTTAGAGGTTGCCGACCCAGATGTATGTCTATCAGCAACGCAGTATTCCATTCTTGAGCATGAGGATGCTGTCGATCGTCTTTTGCCTGTAGTAAAAGATCGGGGAGTCAAGCTCGTTTCTGGAGCAGGTTATAATTCTGGATTTATTGCCGGAAGAAATCGCTATAATTACAAGTCTACTATACCCAAAGGGATGGTTGAAAAAAGGAACCGTATTGCACAGATTGGTATTAATTATGGGGTTGATATCATTGCAATTGCTATGCAATTTGTCCTCGCTAGCGATTCGTTTGTTTCAATTGTGCCAGGAGCAAGCACAGTGGACCAGGTCATTAGTAATGTAAATGCTCTACATGTAAATATCCCTAATGAACTGTGGCAGGAACTAAAACATGAAGGACTCATTTACAAAAATGCTCAACTGCCGACAGAATCTTAG